ATTATCATTACACGAAGATTGAATCAGAACGCATTATCAATCGGGCTATTTTAAATGGCCTAAAAGCAGCCATTGTTCGTCCCAGCATAGCTTATGGTGAAGGAGATTACGGTTTTCCTTATCAAATGGTAAAATTAGTGGATAAGCATCTTTTCCCGCTAATCAATAAACCGGTTTGGATACATCTCTGCCATATTGATGCTTTAATTAAGGCATTTATCTATCTTACGACCAATAACTGGAAAAGCGGTCTTACTTTTACGGTTGCGGATCGCGAACCTGTTCGTTTGCAGGCGTTGGTAGATTTTATTTCGCGTCAGTTGCACGGAAAGAACTATCCCCGGGTTTTAAGGTTTGATAGAATTTTCTATCTCTGGGGTGAGAAACTTGCCCGACTGGTGAAAAATGAATTGTGGATCAGCCGTTTTGAGCTTATTTCCAAAAGTTGGTTTTACGATGTTAGCACCTATTACGAGGTAATGGAAAAAGAAGGATATATAGCCCATTTCACTATTCCCGAATTTGAAATAACTATAAAGGACTATCAAAAACACTGATGGCTGTTCCTATAATCAATGATTGGGTAAAATATTTCACTAATCCTGATGAGGGGTTGGGTTCTTCTTATGAACGCATTGTGCTCAATCAATTACTGGATTTTGTATGTAAAACCTACAATATTCAATCGGCTCTGGAAGCACCCTGTTTCGGTTTCACCGGAATAAGCGGCATCAATTTGTTAAATTTGGCAAAGCAGGGAATAAAGGTTTCGTTGGAAGATCACGATAAGGAACGCATAGAAAAAATAAGGGAATTGTGGCAGGAACTGCGTTTGCATTGCGATATCAAATATAATCCCGATTATGTTAAATTAAATTATCCCGATAACCAGTTTGATTTGGGCTTCAATTTTTCCGCTTTATGGTTCACCCAAAATATCCGCAGTTTCCTTTCCGAATTTTGCCGAATTTGTAAAAAAACAATCTTAATTTGTGTTCCCAACCGCAATGGAATTGGCTATAAAATGCAGATTAAGGATTATTCACCGGAGAAATATCCTTTTTTACATCCCGAATTTCTTGACCTCGCCACCATTAAGACCCTGATGAAACAAAATGGATGGCAATTACGGGACGAAAACTATATTGACTGTCCTCCCTGGCCTGATATTGGAATGAAAAAAGAATTATTCTTCGGTCGGTTATTGAAAAAGCCAGCAATGCAGGAAAAAGAAACTGAACCGGTTACTATTTTATCTTATTATCAAGAAGAAGATAGCGAATTTGCAGATAAGATGTTTAGATATAGTTTTGTGGAAAAGACCGCTCCCAAGCAGTTTAAAAAATATTGGGCACATCATTATTATCTGCTTTTTACGCCGGAAAATAGTGAATGACCCGAAAAAATCGTAATTCCATAATAATAGGACTCATAATCGGCATACTTTTACTTGCTGCCTGGTTATATTATACCCCTTTAGCTGAAATTAAATCCCAAATTGCCAAAGTCAATTATAATTGGGTGGTTATTGCTTCCATAGCATACCTTTCTGCGTATTTTTTGCGTTCTTTGCGCTGGCGTTTATTAATTCCTGCTCCTGCAAATCCTAATATTTTCAAAACCTGGTTATATGCTATGGCAGGTAATCTGCTTAACTATTTAATTCCCATAAGAGCAGGTGATTTTACCCGTGCCTGGTTTATTAAGAAAGATTATCATCTTCCCTATTTGAAAGCGCTGCCATCGGTTTTTGTAGATAAGGTCTTTGATACTATAGCCATTTTATTCATCATCATAGTTTTGCCTTTTATAGCAGTGGAGCTGAGCTCTCCGATGCTGATTTTGCTATGTCTGCTAACTTTAATCTTTATTGTTGCTTTTGCCATTCTCCTTGTTTCGGTTTGGAAGAAAGACCTGGTGGTAAAGATTATTGCCGCTATTTTTTCCTGGCTGCCTAAAAAAGCTAAAGCACGGATAAACCCTGCCATAGAAATGTTTATCAGTGAACTGAATCTCTTTGAACACCATCCCTTCAAATTGATTTTGGCATTTTTCCTCACCGCTGGCGGGGTTTTATTGGATGGACTTTATTTTTATTTGCTTTTCCGAGCTTTTGGTATATTATATCCTTTTGCTCTGGTTTTATTTGGTTACACTTTAATCAATCTTTCCTACGCCATTCCCCAACCGCCTGCTCAACTTGGCAGTAACGAATGGATGATGATTATTATTTTCAGTATGGGATTTGGATTGACAAAGACCACTGCCTCGGCAATTATGGCTTTTGGTCATATTCTAACAGCCGGTTTGATGAGTTTATGGGGTATAATTGCTTTAGCTGTTTTGGGCCCCGAACTCTTTTCCAAAGTTATTAAAGGAGATAAAATAGATGACTAAAGAAGAACTGATTCAGGATATTACTGCAATGCGGAGTTTGAAGGAAGCTCTGCTGAATGAAATACATCACACTATTATTGGACAGGATAGAGTATTAACAGATGTTTTAATTGCTTTGTTTGCCAATGGACATATTTTACTGGAAGGTGTTCCGGGACTTGCTAAAACATTGCTAATCTCTTCTCTGGCAAAAGCACTTACGCTTTCTTTCAGCCGCATTCAATTTACCCCGGATTTAATGCCCTCCGATATTACCGGAACAGATATCCTGATTAACGATCCGGTAACCGAACATAAACGCTTTGAATATATTAGAGGTCCTATTTTTGCCAACATCATTTTGGCAGATGAAATTAACCGGACTCCACCTAAAACCCAGGCAGCTTTGCTTCAAGCAATGCAGGAATATGCTGTAACCAGCGGAACCGTTACTCGTCCTTTAAGTAAACCCTTTTTAG
The window above is part of the Candidatus Cloacimonas sp. genome. Proteins encoded here:
- a CDS encoding NAD(P)-dependent oxidoreductase, producing the protein MDKILITGITGFIGRNVLKELLASYPDYQITALVRPGTDPKRYPGWEKVIRIVEIDLADTANLKEFLFTNEFDTILHIGALRGGRKFPKETYLRSNVYSTGQMVEYCLAKDARLIYCSSVGVFGAIPQELPAGPQTEKNPDNYYHYTKIESERIINRAILNGLKAAIVRPSIAYGEGDYGFPYQMVKLVDKHLFPLINKPVWIHLCHIDALIKAFIYLTTNNWKSGLTFTVADREPVRLQALVDFISRQLHGKNYPRVLRFDRIFYLWGEKLARLVKNELWISRFELISKSWFYDVSTYYEVMEKEGYIAHFTIPEFEITIKDYQKH
- a CDS encoding methyltransferase domain-containing protein — translated: MAVPIINDWVKYFTNPDEGLGSSYERIVLNQLLDFVCKTYNIQSALEAPCFGFTGISGINLLNLAKQGIKVSLEDHDKERIEKIRELWQELRLHCDIKYNPDYVKLNYPDNQFDLGFNFSALWFTQNIRSFLSEFCRICKKTILICVPNRNGIGYKMQIKDYSPEKYPFLHPEFLDLATIKTLMKQNGWQLRDENYIDCPPWPDIGMKKELFFGRLLKKPAMQEKETEPVTILSYYQEEDSEFADKMFRYSFVEKTAPKQFKKYWAHHYYLLFTPENSE
- a CDS encoding lysylphosphatidylglycerol synthase transmembrane domain-containing protein, with translation MTRKNRNSIIIGLIIGILLLAAWLYYTPLAEIKSQIAKVNYNWVVIASIAYLSAYFLRSLRWRLLIPAPANPNIFKTWLYAMAGNLLNYLIPIRAGDFTRAWFIKKDYHLPYLKALPSVFVDKVFDTIAILFIIIVLPFIAVELSSPMLILLCLLTLIFIVAFAILLVSVWKKDLVVKIIAAIFSWLPKKAKARINPAIEMFISELNLFEHHPFKLILAFFLTAGGVLLDGLYFYLLFRAFGILYPFALVLFGYTLINLSYAIPQPPAQLGSNEWMMIIIFSMGFGLTKTTASAIMAFGHILTAGLMSLWGIIALAVLGPELFSKVIKGDKIDD